AGCCGCCTATTATCGACTAATCGGCGGGTGGCGACAACGGGCTATCTATAGGGTTATTACGGGTTAATGAAGGTCTGCTTCACTCGCTTCGAACGCTTCAAATAGGGCACCAGTAACGCAGCCGCAAGCAGGGAGGGCAGCAGCAACTGAACCGCGACCTTGTCGCTGACCGGCGAAAACGCGAAAGATTTAATCGCCAGCAGCACGGTGAGCAGCAGCCACAAAATATAATGCCGGACCACATTCTGGCGGCGCTTGAAGAACGCGATAGTCAGCCAGAGGGTATAAGCCCACATCGCCATCGCGCAGCCAACGGACAGGCTGAACAACAGCGTTGTTTTTGCGTCCGCACTGCCCAGCGCCTGGCGGGCTTCCGGGGAAAGAATCATCATCAGGAAACTTAACAGCGCCACGGAGCTGCTGAGCAACGACATCAGTAGCCATGCCAAAGGGGCCAGAAGCCAGCCGGCAATGCGCGGGGGTTGGGGCGTCGTCATGTGTCCTCCCGATTTTAAATAAGGTGAATAAAGCGGGGGATTATAAGGGATTTTGCCGCTAATGCTACCGGCAGCGGCTAGAGAACATAACGCCAGACCGTTTTCGGGACGCATCCAAGGTCGAAAAGGCGCCCGCCGGAGGCCAGTTCGGCCCGGCGGTGATCGGCCGCGCGGTACATATTCATGATTTCCTGGCTGTCGGTCAGGGTGTAATTCAGGTGATCAAAGAGCTTTTCCAGATTTTCCTGTGAGCTTATTTTGCGGAATTTCATCAGGTAATCCAGGGCACTGAGCGGGGTTGCATTTTCCATGGTATGTATCAATAAATAACCTTTGGCAAATTGAGAGGCGATGATAATCGCAAACGCGGTAGTGGCTTAGCGCTATTATTAATCGACGGAACAATTAGGAGTTTTCTTTGCGATTACCAGGAATATCGCGTCCTGCGATACATAAAATCTCCTTAATTTTAATTTACCGTGGCCGTTCGAGTTAAATAAATACCGCTGTTTAAAGGCGTAGTAACTGTCAGGGCTATTAGCAATAAGGGCTGTCTACTGCCTGGCAAATGCGCAATCCA
This Klebsiella michiganensis DNA region includes the following protein-coding sequences:
- a CDS encoding membrane protein, translating into MTTPQPPRIAGWLLAPLAWLLMSLLSSSVALLSFLMMILSPEARQALGSADAKTTLLFSLSVGCAMAMWAYTLWLTIAFFKRRQNVVRHYILWLLLTVLLAIKSFAFSPVSDKVAVQLLLPSLLAAALLVPYLKRSKRVKQTFINP
- a CDS encoding oriC-binding nucleoid-associated protein (YdgT; in E. coli, when complexed with H-NS or StpA binds a 26 base-pair DNA sequence of oriC; seems to play a role in optimizing the activity of oriC; non-essential; Hha protein paralog; in an hha mutant background, cnu is overexpressed and can compensate hha-induced phenotypes) — its product is MENATPLSALDYLMKFRKISSQENLEKLFDHLNYTLTDSQEIMNMYRAADHRRAELASGGRLFDLGCVPKTVWRYVL